Proteins from a single region of Verrucosispora sp. NA02020:
- a CDS encoding universal stress protein codes for MNRPVVVGVDGSPPSLVAAEHAAQAAVWRSRPLHLVHGYLHPLGYGVPINPYEVGVPAPTEDGRKMLEQTSAELADRWPGLTVEVRQVAGGPGATLVEESRRAELVVVGSRGLGGFAGLLLGSVGTQVAAHGHCPVLVVRPPDRPLPTEGPVLVGVDGSESAELALGYGAEEAVRRGGTLVLAHVADERHTDDGGEAAALLATAAASARGSHPGLTVAERLITAAKPDQALIEATSDAALVVAGSRGRGGFAGLLLGSVSQALVQHARCPVLVAHPHGPEV; via the coding sequence ATGAATCGACCTGTCGTGGTGGGGGTGGACGGATCACCGCCGAGCCTGGTCGCCGCGGAACACGCGGCACAGGCCGCGGTCTGGCGGTCCCGCCCGCTGCACCTGGTGCACGGTTACCTGCACCCGCTCGGCTACGGGGTGCCGATCAACCCGTACGAGGTGGGGGTGCCGGCACCGACCGAGGACGGCCGGAAGATGCTCGAACAGACCTCCGCCGAGCTGGCCGACCGGTGGCCGGGGCTCACCGTCGAGGTACGCCAGGTGGCCGGAGGCCCAGGCGCGACGCTTGTCGAGGAGTCCCGGCGGGCGGAACTGGTCGTGGTGGGCAGCCGGGGTCTCGGCGGCTTCGCGGGGCTGCTGCTCGGTTCGGTCGGCACCCAGGTCGCCGCGCACGGCCACTGTCCGGTGCTGGTGGTCCGGCCGCCGGACCGTCCCCTGCCGACGGAGGGGCCGGTGCTGGTCGGGGTGGACGGCTCCGAGTCGGCCGAACTGGCCCTCGGGTACGGCGCCGAGGAGGCGGTCCGGCGCGGCGGCACGCTGGTGCTGGCGCACGTCGCCGACGAGCGACACACGGACGACGGCGGGGAGGCGGCGGCACTGCTGGCCACGGCGGCGGCCTCGGCCCGGGGCAGCCACCCGGGGCTGACCGTGGCGGAGCGGTTGATCACCGCGGCGAAGCCGGACCAGGCGCTGATCGAGGCGACGTCCGACGCGGCCCTGGTGGTGGCGGGCTCCCGTGGTCGGGGCGGCTTCGCCGGCCTGCTGCTCGGCTCGGTCAGCCAGGCGCTGGTGCAGCACGCCCGCTGCCCGGTGCTGGTCGCCCACCCGCACGGACCGGAGGTCTGA
- a CDS encoding DNA-3-methyladenine glycosylase has product MDHSWLTAPAAEIAETARRLLGWEVSAGGVRIRLTEVEAYAGTGEDPASHAHRGPTPRTKVMFGPAGHAYTYFVFGMHWCLNVVCGREGEAAAVLLRAGAVVDGVDLARKRRGEVPDRDLARGPARLVVALGLDATANGTNLVDGSGPLLLTPPTRPVAPSEVSAGPRVGVAAAHDVPWRFWITGDPTVSTYRRHVPRRRH; this is encoded by the coding sequence GTGGACCACTCCTGGCTGACCGCGCCCGCCGCCGAGATCGCCGAGACCGCGCGCAGGCTGCTGGGCTGGGAGGTCTCGGCCGGCGGCGTTCGGATCAGGCTGACCGAGGTCGAGGCGTACGCCGGGACGGGCGAGGACCCGGCCTCACACGCCCACCGGGGGCCGACACCGCGTACGAAGGTCATGTTCGGTCCGGCGGGCCACGCCTACACGTACTTCGTCTTCGGGATGCACTGGTGCCTCAACGTGGTCTGCGGGCGCGAGGGGGAGGCGGCGGCGGTCCTGCTGCGGGCCGGTGCGGTGGTCGACGGGGTGGATCTCGCCCGCAAGCGTCGCGGCGAGGTGCCCGACCGGGACCTGGCGCGCGGCCCGGCCCGGTTGGTGGTGGCGCTGGGGCTCGACGCGACGGCTAACGGCACCAACCTCGTCGACGGCAGCGGGCCGTTGCTGCTGACTCCGCCGACGCGTCCGGTCGCGCCGTCCGAGGTCTCCGCCGGCCCCCGCGTCGGCGTGGCCGCCGCCCACGACGTCCCCTGGCGCTTCTGGATCACCGGTGACCCGACGGTCAGCACCTACCGTCGCCACGTGCCCCGGCGACGGCACTGA
- a CDS encoding GNAT family N-acetyltransferase, with protein MTDDLRLRPVGEDDLPEFYAHQLDLEANRMAAFGPADPADPRVFAARWVRILTDPDIVSRTATVGDTVVGYVLAFPVGDRTEVSYWIDPARWGRGHATRALGALLEEVTRRPLHARAAVDNAGSLTVLRRCGFVVRGTDRGYAPARDQEVDEYVLELPA; from the coding sequence ATGACCGACGACCTGCGGCTGCGGCCCGTCGGCGAGGACGACCTGCCGGAGTTCTACGCCCACCAGCTCGACCTCGAGGCCAACCGGATGGCCGCCTTCGGTCCGGCGGACCCCGCAGACCCGCGGGTGTTCGCCGCGCGCTGGGTCCGGATCCTGACCGACCCGGACATCGTGTCCCGCACCGCGACCGTCGGGGACACCGTGGTCGGTTACGTGCTGGCCTTTCCCGTCGGGGACCGCACCGAGGTCAGCTACTGGATCGATCCGGCCCGGTGGGGCCGGGGCCACGCCACGCGGGCACTCGGCGCGCTGCTGGAGGAGGTGACCCGACGGCCGCTGCACGCGCGCGCGGCGGTCGACAACGCCGGCTCGCTGACCGTGCTGCGTCGCTGCGGGTTCGTCGTGCGCGGCACCGACCGGGGGTACGCCCCGGCCCGCGACCAGGAGGTCGACGAGTACGTCCTGGAACTGCCCGCCTGA
- a CDS encoding ABATE domain-containing protein: MSQQLVLALASTIRHDGNGGVADDLADVAGLAAWLREQAEPLREYAAEPFAGTPDEHLRRDVVAVRRAVRALFAHAVRPGPPSRADSSTLMPVPDAVERLNEDAGRLPVRPVLSWPDGSTPTIAWRGAATDARRWLVAVLARAAIEFLTGPARTHLLACPAPRCVRYFVKDHPRQAWCKPSCGNRARVSRHYQRHAASPTVP, from the coding sequence ATGTCACAGCAGCTCGTGCTCGCCCTGGCGAGCACCATCCGGCACGACGGCAACGGGGGCGTGGCCGACGACCTCGCGGACGTGGCCGGGCTGGCGGCCTGGCTCCGGGAGCAGGCCGAACCGCTGCGGGAGTACGCCGCCGAGCCCTTCGCCGGTACGCCGGACGAGCACCTGCGGCGCGACGTGGTAGCCGTACGCCGTGCCGTCCGGGCACTCTTCGCGCACGCGGTCCGTCCGGGGCCGCCCAGCCGGGCCGACTCCTCGACGTTGATGCCCGTGCCGGACGCCGTCGAGCGACTCAACGAGGATGCCGGCCGGCTGCCCGTGCGGCCGGTGCTGAGCTGGCCGGACGGGTCGACGCCGACGATCGCCTGGCGGGGTGCCGCGACCGACGCCCGGCGGTGGCTCGTCGCGGTGCTGGCCCGGGCGGCGATCGAGTTCCTCACCGGCCCGGCCCGCACCCACCTGCTCGCCTGCCCGGCGCCGCGCTGCGTGCGCTACTTCGTGAAGGACCATCCGCGCCAGGCGTGGTGCAAGCCGTCCTGCGGCAACCGTGCCCGGGTGTCCCGGCACTACCAGCGCCACGCGGCGAGCCCGACGGTTCCGTAG
- a CDS encoding hemolysin family protein produces the protein MQSYWSQLALVGVLIVINAIFAGSELALVSLRDSQVQRLERTGRAGQVLARLARDPNRFLATIQIGITLAGFLASAAAAVSLARPLVPLLDDVFGRAAEMVAIVLVTLVLTFVTLVFGELAPKRIAMQVPERWALLVARPLDLLAALTRPVVWVLGATSDLVVKLFGLDPKPEPDEISPDELRDIVSGHHGFTKEQQTIIAGAVEIADRRLRAVLVPRLRVFCLDSGTTAEDARLVLAASGHSRAPVVRHGGLDEAVGVIHLRDLVGVRDDRPVDEYVRPPMLLPDSVPVVDALRQFKAERQHMALVVDERGAVDGIVTLEDILEEIVGEIYDETDRDVRSVRTEPDGALLLPGTFPVHDLPDISVELPSRPEGDYTTIAGLVLAALGRIPGQGEHVTVDGWLLEVTEVDTRAIHGMRLCRPGDPDTPAASAEQSSTDPAEHAPADAQASSVAEPAQASSVVEPARAATPEERTVLDGTRP, from the coding sequence GTGCAGAGCTACTGGAGCCAGCTGGCCCTGGTCGGAGTCCTGATCGTGATCAACGCGATCTTCGCCGGTAGTGAGCTGGCACTGGTGTCGCTGCGGGACAGCCAGGTCCAGCGGCTGGAGCGCACCGGCCGGGCCGGACAGGTGCTGGCCCGGCTCGCCCGGGACCCGAACCGCTTCCTGGCCACCATCCAGATCGGCATCACCCTGGCCGGCTTCCTCGCCTCGGCCGCCGCCGCCGTGTCGCTGGCCCGGCCGCTGGTGCCACTGCTGGACGACGTCTTCGGCCGGGCCGCCGAGATGGTCGCGATCGTCCTGGTCACGCTGGTGCTGACCTTCGTCACCCTGGTCTTCGGCGAACTGGCCCCGAAGCGGATCGCGATGCAGGTGCCGGAGCGCTGGGCGCTGCTGGTCGCCCGCCCCCTCGATCTGCTCGCCGCCCTCACCCGGCCGGTGGTGTGGGTGCTCGGTGCCACCAGCGACCTGGTGGTGAAGCTGTTCGGGCTCGACCCGAAGCCGGAACCGGACGAGATCAGCCCCGACGAGCTGCGGGACATCGTCTCCGGCCACCACGGCTTCACCAAGGAACAGCAGACCATCATCGCCGGGGCAGTGGAGATCGCCGACCGCCGGCTGCGCGCCGTGCTGGTGCCCCGGCTGCGGGTCTTCTGTCTGGACAGCGGCACCACCGCCGAGGACGCCCGGCTGGTGCTCGCCGCGTCCGGGCACTCCCGGGCGCCGGTGGTCCGGCACGGCGGGCTGGACGAGGCGGTCGGCGTCATCCACCTGCGCGACCTGGTCGGCGTCCGCGACGACCGGCCCGTCGACGAGTACGTCCGCCCGCCCATGCTGCTGCCCGACTCGGTGCCGGTGGTCGACGCGCTGCGCCAGTTCAAGGCCGAACGGCAGCACATGGCGCTGGTCGTGGACGAGCGGGGCGCCGTGGACGGCATCGTCACGCTGGAGGACATCCTGGAGGAGATCGTCGGCGAGATCTACGACGAGACCGACCGGGACGTGCGCTCGGTGCGCACCGAGCCGGACGGTGCGCTGCTGCTGCCCGGCACCTTCCCGGTGCACGACCTGCCGGACATCTCCGTGGAGCTGCCCAGCCGCCCGGAGGGCGACTACACCACCATCGCCGGCCTGGTCCTGGCGGCGCTGGGCCGCATCCCCGGGCAGGGCGAGCACGTGACCGTCGACGGCTGGCTGCTGGAGGTCACCGAGGTCGACACCCGGGCCATCCACGGGATGCGGCTGTGCCGCCCCGGCGACCCGGACACCCCGGCCGCCTCCGCCGAGCAGTCCTCGACCGACCCGGCGGAGCACGCGCCGGCCGACGCGCAGGCCTCATCGGTGGCGGAGCCCGCGCAGGCGTCATCGGTGGTGGAGCCCGCGCGGGCCGCGACGCCGGAAGAGCGGACCGTGCTGGACGGCACCAGGCCCTGA
- a CDS encoding LysE family translocator, whose product MDRVAVLGFLVAVAPITLTPGTSLTLVVSRVAAGGPRQGWWVILGTVTGIYVHGTLAAIGLAALVLRSSQAFWTVKLLGAAYLVGFGLWLLWSTIRRRHPTGSAPPDGPALSDGSALSDGPATVRRPRRLPWRGHHPYAQGLLGTVLNPKAAAVYLTLAPQFLGSHRSVLVPMLVLASAHAVLHTCWLAGWTVVSGAAARLLRTLRVRRALDRLTGALLVGLGVRTAVG is encoded by the coding sequence TTGGACAGGGTCGCCGTGCTCGGCTTCCTCGTCGCCGTCGCGCCGATCACCCTGACCCCGGGCACCAGCCTGACCCTGGTCGTCTCGCGGGTCGCCGCCGGTGGGCCCCGGCAGGGCTGGTGGGTGATCCTGGGTACGGTCACCGGGATCTACGTGCACGGCACGCTCGCGGCCATCGGCCTCGCCGCTCTGGTGCTGCGCTCGTCGCAGGCGTTCTGGACGGTGAAGCTGCTCGGCGCCGCCTATCTGGTCGGGTTCGGGCTGTGGCTGCTGTGGTCGACGATCCGTCGCCGACACCCGACCGGTTCTGCCCCGCCCGACGGCCCTGCGCTGTCCGACGGCTCTGCTCTGTCCGACGGCCCGGCCACCGTCCGCCGGCCCCGGCGCCTGCCGTGGCGCGGGCACCATCCGTACGCGCAGGGGCTGCTCGGCACCGTGCTCAACCCCAAGGCCGCCGCCGTCTACCTGACCCTGGCCCCGCAGTTCCTCGGCTCCCACCGCTCCGTGCTGGTGCCGATGCTGGTGCTGGCCTCGGCGCACGCGGTGCTGCACACCTGCTGGCTCGCCGGCTGGACCGTGGTCTCGGGTGCGGCGGCCCGGCTGCTGCGCACCCTCCGGGTCCGCCGGGCACTGGACCGGCTGACCGGCGCGCTCCTGGTCGGTCTCGGTGTCCGCACCGCGGTCGGATAG
- a CDS encoding metallophosphoesterase: protein MLVIAHLSDTHLDSHPRSAERTARVMDHLHALPRPVDAILISGDIADHGEEAEYRLAAELFASPLPVMVCPGNHDVRDAYRKGLLGDAGGGDGPINTRHDVAGAVFLLADSSIPGENDGHLDEETMEWLAGQLGSVPAGTPVFVSFHHPPVALHHPVVDSMRLSPTAPLADLLAAHPQVVAVLTGHFHTAAASTFAGRPLRIAPGVVSTLRLPWEGDGPLVDLRQPPGVAFHVYDDAGLFTTHYRVVV from the coding sequence GTGCTCGTCATCGCCCACCTCAGCGACACGCACCTCGACAGTCATCCCCGCTCGGCCGAGCGGACCGCCCGGGTGATGGACCACCTGCACGCCCTGCCCCGACCGGTCGACGCGATCCTGATCAGCGGGGACATCGCCGACCACGGCGAGGAGGCCGAGTACCGGCTCGCCGCGGAACTCTTCGCGTCGCCACTGCCGGTGATGGTCTGCCCCGGCAACCACGACGTGCGCGACGCGTACCGCAAGGGTCTGCTCGGCGACGCGGGCGGCGGCGACGGCCCGATCAACACCCGGCACGACGTCGCCGGCGCGGTCTTCCTGCTCGCGGACTCGTCGATCCCGGGCGAGAACGACGGTCACCTCGACGAGGAGACCATGGAGTGGCTCGCCGGACAACTCGGCTCGGTGCCGGCCGGGACTCCGGTCTTCGTCTCCTTCCACCACCCGCCGGTCGCCCTGCACCACCCCGTCGTCGACTCGATGCGGCTCTCCCCCACCGCGCCGCTGGCCGACCTGCTGGCCGCCCACCCACAGGTCGTCGCCGTGCTCACCGGCCACTTCCACACCGCCGCCGCGAGCACCTTCGCCGGCCGACCCCTGCGGATCGCGCCCGGCGTCGTCTCCACGCTCCGACTGCCCTGGGAGGGTGACGGACCGCTGGTCGACCTGCGCCAGCCACCCGGGGTGGCGTTCCACGTGTACGACGACGCGGGACTGTTCACCACCCACTACCGCGTGGTGGTCTGA
- a CDS encoding PRC-barrel domain-containing protein, which yields MRAGELLGRTVYDEHGRRLGRVVDLVVRGGPAGPLRLTDLVVTRHWYGRVSGRLIGPERHPSAPWALRAVARRLGRSTVQVPLHRVRLDPPLPEPPGDGVPPG from the coding sequence GTGCGAGCGGGTGAGCTGCTCGGCCGGACCGTGTACGACGAGCACGGCCGGCGGCTGGGTCGGGTGGTCGACCTGGTGGTGCGGGGTGGTCCGGCCGGGCCGCTGCGGTTGACCGACCTGGTGGTGACCCGGCACTGGTACGGCCGGGTGAGCGGGCGTCTGATCGGGCCGGAGCGGCATCCGTCCGCCCCGTGGGCGCTCCGCGCGGTGGCCCGGCGACTCGGCCGCAGCACCGTGCAGGTGCCGCTGCACCGGGTCCGGCTGGATCCCCCGCTACCGGAACCGCCCGGCGACGGGGTGCCGCCGGGCTGA
- a CDS encoding FMN reductase has protein sequence MTVRAIAVVSAGLSQPSSTRLLADQLATATRDELVGRGEQVELHHVELREYAHDIVNHLLTGFAPDALRQVLDQVTGADGLIAVTPIFNASYSGLFKSFFDLLDADALGGRPVLIGATGGTARHSLALEHALRPMFAYLRSVVTPTAVFAASEDWSGGTAEGALRSRITRAAGELAEQVHRAAPSSGPADPFALGTDFERLLRGGNS, from the coding sequence GTGACCGTACGCGCGATCGCCGTCGTCTCGGCCGGCCTCAGCCAGCCGTCGTCGACCCGGTTGCTCGCCGACCAGCTCGCCACGGCCACCCGTGACGAGCTGGTCGGGCGCGGCGAGCAGGTCGAGCTGCACCACGTCGAGTTGCGCGAGTACGCCCACGACATCGTCAACCACCTGCTCACCGGGTTCGCCCCGGACGCCCTGCGGCAGGTGCTCGACCAGGTCACCGGCGCGGACGGGCTGATCGCCGTGACGCCGATCTTCAACGCCTCGTACAGCGGCCTGTTCAAGTCGTTCTTCGACCTGCTCGACGCCGACGCGCTGGGCGGACGGCCGGTGCTGATCGGGGCCACCGGTGGCACCGCCCGGCACTCCCTCGCGCTGGAGCACGCGCTCCGCCCGATGTTCGCCTACCTGCGGTCGGTGGTGACGCCGACGGCGGTGTTCGCCGCCTCCGAGGACTGGTCCGGCGGTACGGCCGAGGGCGCGCTGCGGTCCCGGATCACCCGTGCCGCCGGTGAACTCGCCGAGCAGGTGCACCGTGCCGCTCCGTCGAGCGGGCCGGCCGACCCGTTCGCGCTCGGCACCGACTTCGAGCGGCTGCTGCGCGGCGGCAATTCCTGA
- the argH gene encoding argininosuccinate lyase — MGQVDDKSLTENSAPANRTSLWGGRFAGGPSEALARLSVSVQFDWRLAPYDIAGSRAHARVLAGAGLLDPDELGRILAALDDLEAACASGAFRPTVDDEDVHTALERGLLERLGSLGGKLRAGRSRNDQVATDLRLYLRDHARGVASRLVELAEALVEQAERHVDTAAPGMTHLQHAQPVTFGHWLLAHVQPLLRDLERLRDWDHRAAVSPLGAGALAGSGLPLDPVAVSKELGFRTSFANSMDAVADRDFVAEFLFITALVGVHLSRLGEEVVLWTSHEFGWVELDDAFATGSSIMPQKKNADIAELARGKSGRLVGGLVAVLTMLKGLPMTYDRDMQEDKEPAFDAVDTLELLLPALAGMISTMTVRVDRLVAAAPVGFSLATEVADWLVRKGVPFRDAHEITGKLVALCAVRDCALDEVSDDDLATVSEHLDPSVRDVLSVRSALAARITPGSTGPGPVADQLATAADRLAGWREWAAEQVVPR, encoded by the coding sequence ATGGGCCAGGTGGACGACAAGAGCCTGACCGAGAACAGCGCGCCCGCCAACCGTACGAGCCTGTGGGGTGGCCGGTTCGCCGGTGGCCCGTCGGAGGCGCTGGCCCGCTTGTCGGTGAGCGTCCAGTTCGACTGGCGGCTGGCCCCGTACGACATCGCCGGTTCGCGGGCCCACGCCCGGGTGCTGGCCGGCGCCGGCCTGCTCGACCCGGACGAACTGGGCCGCATCCTCGCCGCCCTGGACGACCTGGAGGCGGCCTGCGCCTCCGGCGCGTTCCGGCCCACGGTCGACGACGAGGACGTGCACACCGCCCTGGAACGCGGGCTGCTGGAACGGCTCGGCAGCCTCGGCGGCAAGCTGCGCGCCGGCCGGTCCCGCAACGACCAGGTCGCCACCGACCTGCGGCTCTATCTGCGCGACCACGCCCGGGGGGTGGCGTCGCGGCTGGTCGAGCTGGCCGAGGCGCTGGTGGAGCAGGCCGAGCGGCACGTGGACACCGCCGCGCCCGGGATGACGCACCTGCAGCACGCCCAGCCGGTCACCTTCGGTCACTGGCTGCTCGCCCACGTGCAGCCGCTGCTGCGGGACCTGGAGCGGCTGCGCGACTGGGACCACCGTGCCGCCGTCAGCCCGCTCGGCGCGGGCGCGCTGGCCGGGTCGGGGCTGCCGCTGGACCCGGTGGCGGTCTCCAAGGAGTTGGGTTTCCGCACCTCGTTCGCCAACTCGATGGACGCGGTCGCGGACCGGGACTTCGTCGCCGAGTTCCTCTTCATCACGGCGCTGGTCGGCGTGCACCTGTCCCGCCTCGGCGAGGAGGTGGTGCTCTGGACGTCGCACGAGTTCGGCTGGGTGGAGCTGGACGACGCCTTCGCCACCGGCTCCTCGATCATGCCGCAGAAGAAGAACGCGGACATCGCCGAGCTGGCCCGGGGCAAGTCGGGACGGCTGGTCGGTGGGCTGGTCGCGGTGCTGACCATGCTCAAGGGTCTGCCCATGACGTACGACCGGGACATGCAGGAGGACAAGGAGCCGGCCTTCGACGCGGTCGACACCCTGGAACTGCTGCTGCCGGCCCTGGCCGGGATGATCTCCACCATGACGGTACGCGTCGACCGCCTGGTCGCCGCCGCGCCGGTGGGCTTCTCGTTGGCCACCGAGGTGGCCGACTGGCTGGTCCGCAAGGGTGTGCCGTTCCGCGACGCGCACGAGATCACCGGCAAGCTGGTGGCGCTCTGCGCGGTCCGGGACTGTGCCCTGGACGAGGTCTCCGACGACGACCTGGCCACGGTCAGCGAGCACCTCGACCCGAGCGTGCGCGACGTGCTGTCGGTCCGCTCGGCGCTGGCCGCCCGGATCACGCCCGGCTCGACCGGCCCCGGCCCGGTCGCCGACCAGCTCGCCACCGCCGCCGACCGGTTGGCCGGTTGGCGGGAGTGGGCGGCGGAGCAGGTCGTACCCCGCTGA
- a CDS encoding LLM class flavin-dependent oxidoreductase, which produces MQFGVFTVGDVTVDPTTGREPTEAERIKAMVAIALKAEEVGLDVFATGEHHNPPFVPSSPTTMLGYIAARTERLLLSTATTLITTNDPVKIAEDYAMLQHLADGRVDLMMGRGNTGPVYPWFGQDIRNGIPLAIENYDLLRRLWREDVVDWSGKFRTPLQSFTSTPRPLDGVPPFVWHGSIRSPEIAEQAAYYGDGYFANHIFWPAEHTRRMVGLYRQRFAHYGHGSADQAIVGLGGQVFLRRNSQDAVREFRPYFDNAPVYGHGPSLEEFTSQTPLTVGSPQQVIDRTLGFREYVGDYQRQLFLVDHAGLPLKTVLEQLDLLGEEVVPVLRKEFESLRPAHVPAAPTHASLRAAAERAASGGDALAGAASAEGER; this is translated from the coding sequence ATGCAGTTCGGAGTCTTCACCGTCGGCGACGTCACGGTCGACCCGACCACCGGTCGTGAGCCGACCGAGGCGGAGCGGATCAAGGCGATGGTGGCCATCGCGCTCAAGGCCGAGGAGGTCGGTCTCGACGTCTTCGCCACCGGCGAGCACCACAACCCGCCGTTCGTGCCCTCGTCGCCCACCACCATGCTCGGCTACATCGCCGCCCGCACGGAGCGGCTGCTGCTGTCCACCGCGACCACGCTGATCACCACCAACGACCCGGTGAAGATCGCCGAGGACTACGCGATGCTCCAGCACCTGGCCGACGGCCGGGTCGACCTGATGATGGGGCGCGGCAACACCGGCCCGGTCTACCCATGGTTCGGGCAGGACATCCGCAACGGCATCCCGCTCGCCATCGAGAACTACGACCTGCTGCGCCGGCTCTGGCGGGAGGACGTGGTCGACTGGTCGGGCAAGTTCCGTACCCCGTTGCAGTCGTTCACCTCGACGCCGCGACCGCTCGACGGCGTGCCGCCCTTCGTCTGGCACGGCTCGATCCGCAGCCCCGAGATCGCCGAGCAGGCCGCGTACTACGGCGACGGGTACTTCGCCAACCACATCTTCTGGCCGGCCGAGCACACCCGCCGGATGGTGGGCCTCTACCGGCAGCGTTTCGCGCACTACGGCCACGGCTCCGCCGACCAGGCCATCGTCGGCCTCGGCGGGCAGGTGTTCCTGCGCCGCAACTCCCAGGACGCGGTCCGCGAGTTCCGGCCGTACTTCGACAACGCGCCGGTCTACGGGCACGGCCCCTCGCTGGAGGAGTTCACCTCGCAGACGCCGCTGACCGTGGGCAGCCCGCAGCAGGTGATCGACCGGACCCTCGGGTTCCGGGAGTACGTGGGCGACTACCAGCGTCAGCTCTTCCTGGTCGACCACGCCGGCCTGCCACTGAAGACGGTGCTGGAGCAGCTCGACCTGCTCGGCGAGGAGGTCGTGCCGGTGCTGCGCAAGGAGTTCGAGTCGCTGCGGCCCGCCCACGTACCTGCGGCACCGACGCACGCCTCGCTGCGCGCCGCCGCCGAGCGGGCCGCCTCGGGCGGCGACGCGCTGGCCGGCGCCGCGTCGGCGGAGGGGGAGCGGTGA
- a CDS encoding NRAMP family divalent metal transporter has protein sequence MRKLLAATLGILSAVGGFVDIGDLVAAGQAGARFGMAHTWVLLLGVVAICAYAEMAGRIAAVTGRAVFDLVRERLGARVALVNLAASYLVTVITLAAELGGVALALRLATGVPYLVWVPIAGTAVWLVLWRMRFPLMERVFGLAGLTLVVFAVALFWLPTDWAELGRSAISPSDSGQGWGAYWFVAVALFASTVSPYEVFFFSSGGVEERWSAADLADARFSVLVGFPIGGFLALSLIATAAVVLRPAGLTVSSLDEVAHPVVLAFGTVGLAVAALAFFAVTFGAALETGLSAAYAAAQYFGWQWGKRVSPREAARFHTVLLVSVLLGVLLLLTTIDPVTLTEYMLIISAVALPLTYLPILVVANDRTYLGDRVNGRALNLLGAVILLVIVAAAIAAVPLAVGTRMGQ, from the coding sequence GTGAGGAAGCTGCTCGCCGCCACGCTCGGCATCCTGTCCGCGGTCGGCGGTTTCGTGGACATCGGCGACCTGGTCGCCGCCGGGCAGGCCGGCGCGCGATTCGGCATGGCGCACACCTGGGTGCTGCTGCTCGGGGTGGTCGCCATCTGCGCGTACGCCGAGATGGCCGGACGGATCGCGGCGGTGACCGGCCGGGCGGTCTTCGACCTCGTCCGGGAACGGCTCGGCGCGCGGGTGGCCCTGGTCAACCTGGCGGCGTCGTACCTGGTCACGGTGATCACGCTGGCCGCCGAACTGGGCGGGGTGGCGCTGGCGCTGCGGCTGGCCACCGGGGTGCCGTACCTGGTGTGGGTGCCGATCGCCGGGACGGCCGTCTGGCTGGTGCTGTGGCGGATGCGCTTCCCGCTGATGGAGCGGGTGTTCGGACTCGCCGGGTTGACCCTGGTGGTCTTCGCGGTGGCGCTGTTCTGGCTGCCCACCGATTGGGCGGAGCTCGGCCGCAGCGCGATCTCGCCGAGCGACTCCGGGCAGGGCTGGGGCGCGTACTGGTTCGTGGCGGTGGCGTTGTTCGCCTCCACGGTCAGCCCGTACGAGGTGTTCTTCTTCTCCTCCGGCGGGGTGGAGGAACGCTGGAGTGCGGCCGACCTGGCCGACGCCCGGTTCAGCGTGCTGGTCGGGTTCCCGATCGGCGGGTTCCTCGCGTTGTCGCTGATCGCCACCGCCGCCGTGGTGCTGCGGCCGGCCGGGTTGACGGTGAGCAGCCTGGACGAGGTCGCCCACCCGGTCGTGCTGGCCTTCGGCACGGTCGGACTGGCGGTGGCGGCGTTGGCGTTCTTCGCCGTCACCTTCGGCGCCGCGTTGGAGACCGGGCTCTCCGCCGCGTACGCCGCCGCGCAGTACTTCGGGTGGCAGTGGGGCAAGCGGGTCAGCCCGCGCGAGGCGGCGCGGTTCCACACCGTGCTGCTGGTCAGTGTGCTGCTCGGGGTCCTGCTGCTGCTCACCACCATCGACCCGGTGACGCTCACCGAGTACATGCTGATCATCAGCGCGGTGGCGTTGCCGCTGACGTACCTGCCGATCCTGGTGGTCGCCAACGACCGCACGTACCTCGGCGACCGGGTCAACGGGCGGGCACTCAACCTGCTCGGCGCGGTGATCCTGCTGGTCATCGTCGCGGCGGCGATCGCCGCCGTTCCGCTGGCCGTGGGCACGAGGATGGGACAGTGA
- a CDS encoding DNA-binding protein — translation MTASARTSAQAAQDPAHRTYAALHRLTERHAATEAQRRRHTNPYAADPYAAIAVVLALAAGAAEATNGEEPVDEGDLLAALTLFPHLRAEIDTMEAGLLDLARSRGLTWQAIGHGLGLGSAQAARQRYDRLAARTRPDQAAD, via the coding sequence ATGACCGCCTCCGCCCGCACCTCAGCACAGGCAGCCCAGGATCCGGCCCACCGCACCTACGCGGCCCTGCACCGGCTCACCGAGCGGCACGCCGCCACCGAGGCCCAGCGCCGTCGACACACCAACCCGTACGCGGCCGATCCGTACGCGGCGATCGCCGTGGTGTTGGCCCTGGCCGCCGGGGCCGCCGAAGCTACGAACGGTGAGGAACCGGTCGACGAGGGAGACCTGCTCGCCGCGCTGACCCTTTTCCCGCACCTGCGGGCGGAGATCGACACCATGGAGGCGGGACTGCTGGACCTCGCGCGCAGCCGTGGGCTGACCTGGCAGGCGATCGGGCACGGACTCGGCCTGGGCAGCGCCCAGGCCGCCCGCCAGCGCTACGACCGGCTGGCCGCCCGCACCCGACCGGACCAGGCCGCCGACTGA